Genomic segment of Streptosporangium sp. NBC_01755:
GGTCACCGACTCCAGGATCAGAGCGATCCGCCCTTCGGTGTTTCTCCGCCAGGTGCGGTTGAGGCGCTTGACATCGGTCGGGCGCAGCTGCCTGCGCGGGTTCGCAGTCATCGGTCGTTCACCGTTCCTCGTTCGTCTCTCGGGCGGTTCGTGTCCCGCACGCCGGGATGACCGTGCTCATCGCGGCGGGCCCGCCTGCGGCCCGGCCTCCACTCGGAGGATCCGGTACGCCGAGCGGGAGGCCACCCGCTCGGTGGGCCAGCCCCGCTCGTTCAGCCAGCGCTGCAGGGAGTCCGAGCCCAGGTGCTTCTGAACCACCAGGTGGGCGACGCCGTCGGGGGTGAGGCGTGACAGCCAGCGGGTCAGCATCTCGTGCATCGCGGTCTTGCCGATGCGGATCGCCGGATTGGACCAGATGGCGGAGAACCGCAGCTGGGGAGGAACCTCGTCGACATGCATCGACCTCACGTTGCCGAGGGAGGCGGACCTGGCGTTCCTGGCGCACAGCTCCACGGACCTGCGGTTGACGTCCACCGCCCAGACCGTCGCCTCCGGGGCGCGCGAGGCCATCGTCAGCGCGATCGGCCCGTAACCGCAGCCCAGGTCGAGCAGGTCGCCACCGGGCGGTGGAGGGGGCACGCTCTCCAGCAGGATCCGGGTGCCCACATCGACGCGCTCGGCGGAGAAGACCCCGCTGTCGGTCTCCAGCTTCAGATGAAGGTCGGGGAGCACGAGCGTGACCGAGCCGGGACGGCCGGCGGTCTCGGGACGCTCCTCGAAGTAATGTGCCACGTCGTAGAACGTTACCAACGGCCGGGACCGGTTCAGGGCAGCCGCGACCCCAGCAGCAGGGCCACCCCGGCGGTCACCAGCCCGGTCAGGATCGCCGTCACCACGAACCACTGGGTGACCTCCTGGTTGACCGTCCGGTAGCCCAGCGAGGTTCCGATCTGCTCGTACACCTCCCGCAACTGGCTGCCGGACTCCGCCTCGTAGGCCCGGCCGCCCGTGCCGTCCGACAGGGTTTGCAGGGTGGTCTTGTTCACCGGCACGTTCACGTCGCGCCCGTCGATCGAGACGGTGCCCTCCTGGGTGCCGTAGGCGATCGTGGAGACCGGCACGCGCGAGCTCATCGCCGACTCGATCGCCTCCGCCACCGAGCGGCCCGAGGTGTTGTCGCCGTCGGACAGCAGCACGATCGCCGCCGGCGGGGGATCGGTCACCGCCTGCTGGTCGAAGGAGCGCAACGAGTCCAGGGAGCTGAACACCGCCTCGCCGATCGCGGTGCCCGCACGGGTGCTCAGGTTGCCGAGGGAGGTCACCACCGCCTGGTGGTCGGTGGTGGGGGAGACCACGACGGAGGCGGAGCGGGCGAAGGCGACCAGCCCGACGTTGAAGCGTTCCGGCAGGTCCGCGACGAACTTCTGGGCCGCCTCCTTGGCCGCGGTGATCCGGTTCGGCCGGACGTCGTCGGACTCCATCGACAGCGAGACGTCCAGCGCGATGATGATCGTCGCGCGGTCGCGGGGAATCCGTACCGAATCGGCGGGACGGGCCGCGCCCACGATCAGCAGGCTCATCATGACGAGGAACAGCAGCGGGGCGACGTGTCGCCGCCAGCCGGGCCCCGAGGGGGCCACCAGCGTCAGCAGCGGCAGGTTGGTGAAGCGCAGCGCGTAGCGGCGCCGGGCGAACTGGGCGGCCACATAGCCCGCCACGAGCAGTGCCGGCGCGGCGAACAGCCACAGCCAGGCCGGAGAGAGGAAGGTCACCGTGTCGCTCCCGACCTCGGGTGCCGATGGGTCAGGTACGCCATGCGTCGCTGCCGCAGCACGAACTGGGCGATGTCGAAGATCCAGTCGCGGTCGGTGCGCAGCACCAGGTGGGCCACCCCGCAGCGGCGCAACGCCGTCTGGTTGGCCGCACGCTGCACGGCGGCGGCCTCCGCGTACGCCCGGCGGACCTTGGGCGTGAGCTGGATCTGGCGGCTCCGCCCCGACTCCGGGTCGGTCAGGTTGACCAGTCCGACCGCCGGTAGCTCCAGCTCGCGAGGGTCGATCACCTCGACGGCCAGTACCTGGTGGTGAGCGGCCAGCCGGCGGATCGGCCGCTCCCAGGGCAGCTCCAGGGTGGGGTCGAGAGTGGGTTCGGGGTCGAGGAAGTCGGAGACGATCACTCGCAGGCCGCGCCGCCGCCGTGCCGAGGCCAGCACCTCGATCGCCTCGGCCAGGTCGGGGGCGTCGGCGACGGCACGGCCCCTGGGGGCCTCCATCAGCGAGTGCAGCAGGCCGTACAGTGCCGGGCGGCCGCTTCTGGCGGGCATCCGGTGAACGTACTCGTCGTGCAGGACGTATGTGCCGAAGCGGTTTCCGATCCGGCCCGACAGGAAGCCGATCGCCCCGATGGCGGCCACGACCAGGTCCCGCTTCTCCATGCCGACGGTGCCGAAGTCCATGCTGGGCGACAGGTCCGCCAGCGCCCAGGTCTCCAGCTCCCGGTCGGCGACCAGGTCGCGTACGTGCGGGACGGTCGTGCGGGCGGTCACCGCCCAGTCCATTCGCCGGATGTCGTCCTCGCCCGGCACGTAGACCCGGCTGTCGCCGAACTCGCTTCCAGGACCGGGAAGGAGCCCCTGGTACGCGCCCTGCAGCAACCCGTCCAGGCGCCGCACGATGGTGAGCTCCAGCCGCCGTAGCGCCTGCTCGGCAGTGCCTATGGCGACGCTGCGCGTCGCGGTTCGGCCGCTGGGATCCGGCTCCTTCCCTCGTCGAGAGGGGTCGCTCGTTCCTCGCGACCCCTCTCTCCTCAGTCCAGTCGCCGGCGCGGCCTCACGGGGGTCCCTCGGGGTGGGCGGGGGCACGTCCCCACGGCGATCCTTGGAGTGGGTCATCGGCGTGTCCTGATGGGGCTCCTTGGGACCGGTCACCGGGGGCCCTGGTTCCAGACGACGAGGGGGGGGGGAACGGCGGCGAGGATCTGGCGGATCACGTCCTCGGGGTCGATCCCGTCGGCCAGGGCGTCGAAGGTGAGCATCAGCCGGTGGGACATCACGTCCACCGCCACGTCGCGGATGTCGTCGGGGAGCAGGTAGTCGCGGCCCCGCAGCAGCGCCAGGCCGCGCCCCGCGGAGACCAGGCCGAGAGTGGCCCGGGGGCTGACGCCGATCTCGATGTTCTCCTCCAAGTCGGCCAGGCCGTAGTCGGAGGGGGAGCGGGTGGCCATCACGAGCCTGACCACGTAGTCGGCGACGAGCTGGTGGACCGAGACCTGATCGGCCATCGACTGCAGCGCGGCCAGCCGCGCGGGGTCGAGCACCGCCCTGGGGGTCGGCGGCGTGACGCTCATCCGGTGCAGGATCTCCAGTTCCTCGTGGGCACTGGGATGGGTGACGCGAACCTTGAACAGGAACCGGTCGCGCTGGACCTCGGGGAGGGGGTAGACACCCTCGGACTCGATCGGGTTCTGGGTGGCCAGCACGATGAACGGCCTGGGCAGCGGGTGGGTCTCCCCGGCCAGGGTCACCTGCCGCTCGGCCATGACCTCCAGCAGCGCCGACTGCACCTTGGCCGGAGCCCGGTTGATCTCGTCGGCGAGCAGGAAGTTGACGAACACCGGGCCGAGCTCGACGTCGAAGGCCTCGCGGGAGGGGTGGTACACCCGGGTGCCCACGATGTCGCTGGGGACCAGGTCGGGGGTGAACTGGATGCGGGCGAAGACTCCGCCGACCACGGTGGCCAGGGTCGAGGCGGCCAGGGTCTTGGCCACTCCGGGCACACCCTCCAGCAGGCAGTGGCCGCGGGCGAGGAGTGCCACGAGCAATCGCTCCACCATGTGCTCCTGCCCGACGATGACCCGCCGGACCTCGGTCAGGGCGTCGCGCAGCAGTCCGGTGTCGATCTCGCTCGGCAGTTCTTCGGCGACGGTCATGTCGATATTCCATCACGTTCGGCAAGGGGACCGCCGGGTTGACCCGGCAGGTGAATCGCCTTCCCTGCCATGACTCCCGTGTTCGAAAGGGCCGGGGTCCGGCCGTCGCCCATCTCGGCAGAGGAAGGCGAGAAATCATTCCTCTCCGGAGGGGAGGGACTCACCAGAACGCGCTGTCGGCTCGCACGGTGTGCTTGATCTCGCAACCCGTGCGGCGCGGTGTGATCACCCGGGTGTGCTTTCATGTCAGACGTGGCCACTCCACTCCAGTACGGTGACCCGCCCCAGCTGGGACCCTTCGTCGTGCAGGCACGTCTGCGGGTGGGGCCCGCCGGGCTGGTCTATCTCGGGCTCGCGCCCGACGGCAGGGCCGTCTCGGTCGCGGTGCTGACCAGGGGGGCCGCGCTCGATCCGGCGGCTCGCGACCGCTTCGTCACCGGGGTCCGCGACGCGGCGGCCAGCCGCTCCGGCGTCCGGGGCTGGATGGTCAGGGCGGCACGCGGGCGCACCGCGGTGGCCGGCATGGTCCCACAGGTGCTGGCCATGGACGGCGGGAGCGCCCCGTGGGTGGCCACACCGTACGAGCCCGACAGGGCGGGGGCGGAGCGGTTCCTGGAACCGGTGCTGGTCAGCGGAACGCTGATCGGCGAGCAGCACGGCCCCGACTTCGCGCCGCACTGGGTGGGCGACCGCTCGCCCGCGCTGCCCGCGCCGCCCAAGGGTGCGCCGCCGCCGACCGAGACCCGCCGGGCCGTGATCGTCGCGGGGGTGGTGCTGACCCTGCTGCTCGTGCTGCTGGCCGTGACGGTCTGGCTCCTGCTGCGCAGGGAGGACGATTTCAAACCGCCGCCGAGGCCGCTGCCGCCCACGGTGTTCGTGCCGACCCCGCCGCCGGTCCCGGCGACGCCGGATCCCGGCCGGCCCACCCCTTCGCCGTCACCGAGCCAGAGCGGGACCGGCCCCCCCGGCCAGGAGGAGGGCGACGAGAACGAGGGCGAGCCCATCTGAGGGCGGCGGGTGCGCAGAACGCGCGCGATCGCCGCCCCGATCCCGCCGCCGCCCCGATCCCGCCTCCGGCGCCGGTGACCGGCGCGAGGCGGGCCGACGGTGAATCCTTTTCGCCCCCGGCCGGGCCTCGACGCGGCTAAAGCATTGCCCCTTAAAGCATTGTCCCTGTTCATGGAGATTATTCCCTTTATCGCTATAAAGCGCTCTGTGCCGGATAAGGGGACTGTGCGCCGATATGGAGTGGTGCGCCGAAAACGACCGCGGCAGGGAAGGAATCGTCATCATGACGGATGTGTCGAGCGTGGGGCCCCAGCCGGGCGATGACCGTCCAATCCTGACCAATCGACAGGGGCACCAGGTCTACGACAACCAGAACCAGCGCACGGTCGGCGCGAGGGGGCCGGCCACGCTGGAGAACTACCAGTTCCTGGAGAAGATCAGTCACTTCGACCGCGAGCGCATCCCCGAGCGGGTGGTGCACGCCCGAGGGGTGACCTCCTACGGCTACTTCGAGGCCTACGGCAAGCTCGGAGACGAGCCGATCGGCCGCTACACCCGGGCGAAGCTCTTCCAGGAGCCCGGAAAGCGGACCGATGTGGCCGTCCGGTTCTCCACGGTGATCGGTGGCAGGGACTCCTCGGAGACCGCCCGTGACCCGCGCGGGTTCGCGGTGAAGTTCTACACCGAGGACGGCAACTGGGACCTCGTCGGCAACGACCTGGCGGTCTTCTTCATCAGGGACGCCCTCAAGTTCCCCGACGTGATCCACTCGCTCAAGCCGGACCCGGTGACGTTCAGGCAGGAGCCCGGCCGGATCTTCGACTTCATGTCGCAGACGCCGGAGAGCATGCACATGATCGTCAACCTGTTCAGCCCGCGCGGCATCCCGGCCGACTACCGGCACATGCAGGGATTCGGGGTCAACACCTACAAGTGGGAAAACCAGCAGGGCGACAGCCGTCTGGTGAAGTACCACTGGATCCCCAAGCAGGGCGTGCGCAGTATGACCGCCGAGGACGCCACGGCCGTACAGGGCCAGGACCTCGGGCACGCCACCAAGGACCTGCACGAGGCGATCGACCGGGGCGACTTCCCCGAGTGGGAGCTGCGGGTGCAGATCATGAGCGACGACGACCACCCCGAGCTGGACTTCGACCCGCTGGACGACACCAAGGTGTGGCCGGAGAACGACTTCCCGCCCCTGCCGGTCGGCAGGATGGTGCTGAACCGCAACGTGGACGACAACTTCGCCGAGAACGAGCAGATCTCCTTCGGGACCGGCGTCCTGGTCGACGGCCTCGACTTCTCCGACGACAAGATGCTGGTGGGCCGTACGTTCTCCTACAGCGACACCCAGCGCCACCGGGTGGGTCCCAACTACCTGCAGCTGCCGGTCAACCAGCCCAAGCACGCCCAGGTGCGCACCAACCAGCGCGACGGCCAGATGGCCTACCGAGTCGACGAGCAGGGCGCCAACCCGCACGTCAACTACGAGCCGTCCATCACCGGGGGGCTCAGGGAGGGGCAGTACCCCACCTACGACGAGCAGGGGCCGGTCATCTCCGGGAGGCTGACCCGCAAGCGCATCCCGCGTACCAACGACTACACCCAGGCCGGTCAGCGCTACCTGCTCATGGAGCAGTGGGAGCGCGACGATCTGGTGCTGAACTTCGTCGACATGCTCTCCCAGGCCACGCGCCCCGTTCAGGAGCGGATGGTCTGGCATTTCCTGATGGTCGAGGACGACCTCGGGCTCAGGGTGGGAGAGGGGCTGGGCATCAGCCCCGGGGACGTCTCCCACCTGAAACCGTTGATCGGCCAGGACCTGACGGAGGAGGATCGCGAGCGGTTGTCCAAGCTGGGCAAGAACGGGCCGCGCGACGTGAGCGGCCTGAAGATGACCCACTGCGTGCCCAACGAGCGGGCCCGGGTGGAGCGGTAGGGAACGGTCACCGGCCCGGTGGGAGCGGCGGTCGTCGAGCCCGGAGCGCGCGGAGGTGATCCGCTCGTTGCGCGTCGCCGGGCTCGATCTGCTGACCGGAGTCTTCCGGCAGGGAAGAAACCATCGGTCAAGGCTGTCCGATTTTTCCGCTTAAAAGGTATGAATACCATTACAGCGGGCACGCGATCCTCAAACTGAGCCGCCGATATCTGAGCCGTTCTCACTCCCATTTGGATTGCCATGCCTGTTGAGAGCAACGTCATTCCGATCATCAACTGGTCCCGCCGCTCCTCCTGCCTCAACGAGGACCCCGAGCTCTTCTTCCCCGTGTCCTACGAGGGACCGGGCCGTGAGCAGTACGAGCGCGCCAGGGCTGTGTGCCGACGCTGCCCGGTGCGCGGGCGTTGCCTGGAGTACGCGTTGAACACCCAGCAGATGGACGGTGTGTGGGGAGGCACCACACCCGACGAGCGCAGGGCAACCATGACCAGGGCGAGGCGCCAGGTCAGGTAGCGGCACTCCCGGCCGGCCGCCCAGAGCCCGAGTTCCGCCTCCGGGTACTGGAAGAGCACCGCTCCCGGTTTGCCGCCTCGTGCAGCGGCTCCAGCGTGCCGAGGAATCGCCGCCGGACCTCGTCGGTGATCTCCGGCGGCACGTCCCTGAGGTGGAGGTCGCGCTCCGGCGGCGCGCCGAGCCTCTCCCGCGGGTCCTTGTGGAGGGAGGCGGGCCGGGTGGGGTGCCCGGTCAGCGACGAGGTGACGGCCAGGGGTTGGGGCGGCAGCCGTACAGGGACTTGGTCTGCTGGAGCATCACCGGTGCCCGCCTGCCGGGCCCGGGGCAGGACACGTGGCCGTGGCCGAGGCCGTGACCGACCTCGTGGCTGATGACGTACTCGCGGTAGGAGGCCACGTCGCGGCCGTAGCCGCGCGCCCCGCTGTTCCAGCGGACCGCGTTGATGATCGCGCGCTCGCCGTTCCAGCAGGACAGCGTGCCGTTGGTCCGCATCGGCAGACAACGCCGGTCGGCCGTCTCCGGGCTGCTCAGCGAGACCCTGAGCTTCACGGGGCCGCGCGCCACCCGCTTGAACCGGTGCCCCCAGCCGCGCGGGTCGTTGAGGATCCGGTGCACCTCGGAGGCGAACTCCTCCACCTCGAACGGCAGGCCCCGCTCGACCTCCACCGCGTACCGGACCACCCTGCCCTTGCCCCTGGGGGGTCTGGCCTCGCCGGGGGCGACGGCGTAGCGGCCCTTGGCGGCCCGGGGCACCTTCAGCCTCAGCGGTTGCTGCCGGCCGTTGGCCAGCAGGAGTGGCTTCTTGGCCTGGCCGGAGGGATCTGCCGTCCCCTGAGGCTGCGGTGGCGGGGTCGGTGTCACCGGTGTCACGGGTATCTGGGGCAGTGCGGCGTCCGGGGGTGGGGGAATGTCGGGAACCGGTTCGAGGTGACCGCTCAGCAGGGTGACCGCTCCGGCCGTGAACGTGACCATGACGCTGAACGCGAGAAGCCACATAACGGTTTTGGAGTCACGTCGACTTTCGTTCCTGGACATAGTCCGTAAACCATATTGCCCTACGGCGGTAACTGATCAAATCGGGGG
This window contains:
- a CDS encoding class I SAM-dependent methyltransferase, yielding MAHYFEERPETAGRPGSVTLVLPDLHLKLETDSGVFSAERVDVGTRILLESVPPPPPGGDLLDLGCGYGPIALTMASRAPEATVWAVDVNRRSVELCARNARSASLGNVRSMHVDEVPPQLRFSAIWSNPAIRIGKTAMHEMLTRWLSRLTPDGVAHLVVQKHLGSDSLQRWLNERGWPTERVASRSAYRILRVEAGPQAGPPR
- a CDS encoding VWA domain-containing protein, with the protein product MTFLSPAWLWLFAAPALLVAGYVAAQFARRRYALRFTNLPLLTLVAPSGPGWRRHVAPLLFLVMMSLLIVGAARPADSVRIPRDRATIIIALDVSLSMESDDVRPNRITAAKEAAQKFVADLPERFNVGLVAFARSASVVVSPTTDHQAVVTSLGNLSTRAGTAIGEAVFSSLDSLRSFDQQAVTDPPPAAIVLLSDGDNTSGRSVAEAIESAMSSRVPVSTIAYGTQEGTVSIDGRDVNVPVNKTTLQTLSDGTGGRAYEAESGSQLREVYEQIGTSLGYRTVNQEVTQWFVVTAILTGLVTAGVALLLGSRLP
- a CDS encoding DUF58 domain-containing protein — translated: MRRLDGLLQGAYQGLLPGPGSEFGDSRVYVPGEDDIRRMDWAVTARTTVPHVRDLVADRELETWALADLSPSMDFGTVGMEKRDLVVAAIGAIGFLSGRIGNRFGTYVLHDEYVHRMPARSGRPALYGLLHSLMEAPRGRAVADAPDLAEAIEVLASARRRRGLRVIVSDFLDPEPTLDPTLELPWERPIRRLAAHHQVLAVEVIDPRELELPAVGLVNLTDPESGRSRQIQLTPKVRRAYAEAAAVQRAANQTALRRCGVAHLVLRTDRDWIFDIAQFVLRQRRMAYLTHRHPRSGATR
- a CDS encoding AAA family ATPase, which produces MTVAEELPSEIDTGLLRDALTEVRRVIVGQEHMVERLLVALLARGHCLLEGVPGVAKTLAASTLATVVGGVFARIQFTPDLVPSDIVGTRVYHPSREAFDVELGPVFVNFLLADEINRAPAKVQSALLEVMAERQVTLAGETHPLPRPFIVLATQNPIESEGVYPLPEVQRDRFLFKVRVTHPSAHEELEILHRMSVTPPTPRAVLDPARLAALQSMADQVSVHQLVADYVVRLVMATRSPSDYGLADLEENIEIGVSPRATLGLVSAGRGLALLRGRDYLLPDDIRDVAVDVMSHRLMLTFDALADGIDPEDVIRQILAAVPPPLVVWNQGPR
- a CDS encoding catalase, yielding MTDVSSVGPQPGDDRPILTNRQGHQVYDNQNQRTVGARGPATLENYQFLEKISHFDRERIPERVVHARGVTSYGYFEAYGKLGDEPIGRYTRAKLFQEPGKRTDVAVRFSTVIGGRDSSETARDPRGFAVKFYTEDGNWDLVGNDLAVFFIRDALKFPDVIHSLKPDPVTFRQEPGRIFDFMSQTPESMHMIVNLFSPRGIPADYRHMQGFGVNTYKWENQQGDSRLVKYHWIPKQGVRSMTAEDATAVQGQDLGHATKDLHEAIDRGDFPEWELRVQIMSDDDHPELDFDPLDDTKVWPENDFPPLPVGRMVLNRNVDDNFAENEQISFGTGVLVDGLDFSDDKMLVGRTFSYSDTQRHRVGPNYLQLPVNQPKHAQVRTNQRDGQMAYRVDEQGANPHVNYEPSITGGLREGQYPTYDEQGPVISGRLTRKRIPRTNDYTQAGQRYLLMEQWERDDLVLNFVDMLSQATRPVQERMVWHFLMVEDDLGLRVGEGLGISPGDVSHLKPLIGQDLTEEDRERLSKLGKNGPRDVSGLKMTHCVPNERARVER
- a CDS encoding WhiB family transcriptional regulator, producing the protein MPVESNVIPIINWSRRSSCLNEDPELFFPVSYEGPGREQYERARAVCRRCPVRGRCLEYALNTQQMDGVWGGTTPDERRATMTRARRQVR
- a CDS encoding DUF3152 domain-containing protein; translation: MVTFTAGAVTLLSGHLEPVPDIPPPPDAALPQIPVTPVTPTPPPQPQGTADPSGQAKKPLLLANGRQQPLRLKVPRAAKGRYAVAPGEARPPRGKGRVVRYAVEVERGLPFEVEEFASEVHRILNDPRGWGHRFKRVARGPVKLRVSLSSPETADRRCLPMRTNGTLSCWNGERAIINAVRWNSGARGYGRDVASYREYVISHEVGHGLGHGHVSCPGPGRRAPVMLQQTKSLYGCRPNPWPSPRR